The Onthophagus taurus isolate NC chromosome 6, IU_Otau_3.0, whole genome shotgun sequence region TCAACTTTGAGTTCAACAACTACATCAACTTTGAGTCCAACAACTACATCAAGTACAACTACATCAACTTTGAGTCCAACATCTACATCAAGTACAACTACATCAACTTTGAGTCCACCAACTATATCAAGTACAACTACATCAACTTTGAGTCCACCAACTACATCAAGTACAACTACATCAACTTTGAGTCCACCAACTACATCAAGTACAACTACATCAACTTTGAGTCCACCAACTACATCAAGTACAACTACATCAACTTTGAGTCCACCAACTACATCAAGTACAACTACATCAACTTTGAGTCCACCAACTACATCAAGTACAACTACATCAACTTTGAGTCCACCAACTACATCAAGTACAACTACATCAACTTTGAGTCCACCAATTACATCAAGTACAACTACATCAACTTTGAGTCCACCAACTACATCAAGTACAACTACATCAACGTTGAGTCCAACATCTACATCAAGTACAACTACATCAACTTTGAGTCCACCAACTACATCAAGTACAACTACATCAACTTTGAGTCCAACATCTACATCAAGTACAATTACATCAACTTTGAGTCCACCAACTACATCAAGTACAACTACATCAACTTTGAGTCCACCAACTACATCAAGTACAACTACATCAAGTTTGAGTCTACCAACTACATCAAGTACAACTACATCAACTTTGAGTCCACCAACTACATCAAGTACAACTACATCAAGTTTGAGTCCACCAACTACATCAAGTACAACTACAACAACTTTGAGTGCATCAACAGCATCAAGTACAACTACATCAACATTGAGTCCAACTACAACAACATTGAGTTCATCAACAACATCAAGTACATCATCAACTTCACCAACTTCAACGTCAACAATAAGTTCAACATCTGATGATTACCACACTGATGTTGACTCAACggtaacattaataaataaaatgtcgAGGAGTGCGGTAGGAATAATAGTAACCGATATAACAAATGAAGCAAAAACGACGACCATGTTATCTACAATGAAAAATAACTATGATGATTTTGATTCGCCCCAAGAAACGAGTGGTGAAGATTATGTTGATTCATCATCAAAATCTGCTTCGTTCACTACTTCTTCAACATCATCTACTACTTCTGCAACTACACCTTCAACACCATCCACTTTGTCAATATCATCTACTTCTTCAACAACTACTTCTTCAACTTCAGGTACTTCAACGACAACAACATCGCCAGTAAAATCAGCAATGACTACAAAATCAAGCGCACCTCAACAAAAAGCTTCGGcacgattaaaaaataaatttaaaatttccgtTTCGGATATGTTGGCTACGATGGATCATACGATCGATAAATGTGAGGACTTTTATTCGTACTCTTGTGGACGGGCATCGAAAAAATCTTCGGAGTCATTTAGAAGGCAAAAAACATtcagaaaaattttgaacgaGGAAATTCTAAATACCTCCAAAAGTGTGTTTGTCGAGAAAATGACTCAATTTTACGATACATGTATAACACATGAATCGGTATTTGATTACAACGAAAGATTAACTGAAGGTAATGATTATTATATTCTTAATCttcatgaaaaatcctttaaaatgaatccaaacacgacatatttaactaTTAAACTTTGcgagatattttgatttttatacttttttaaaattcaaaatggccgaaaacaaaacactaattaattgtgtcaaatatgattttaaatgatcatttatgataaatattgaGTGTGGCACATgaaattaggttagaattttctgattttttcaaaaatcgtattattttgaacaaattaattaattttttgttataattattttttttttaatttagttcgagaaattattgaaaaattaattaacgatGATCCTGAAAAACACGATTTCACCGTTTTAGTAtccaaaatgattttaacaAATACTTTACCAATTATGGACGTTGATATTGATGTTgatcaaaatacaaaacaatatgtttttaaggtaaaaaaatttatataacaaatcaatttcttttgtgTTGTATCTTTTTCTGTGGGTAATAAATTATCTGGTTTCTAGTTGAGTCcgccttacaaaactttgaccCGAAATCCTTTAGAAACCAGCTCGGCTTTGTATAACATTGACAGTAATTGTGCGAAGAACCTGCAAAGGGAACAACGTTTCGAATCTCATCATTTGAATTTGGACCAAATTTACGAGGATTTCGCAAACTGCGTGAAACATTTTGACCACTACATAACATCTTTTAACGTTACCAGGAGATCGATTGAGTATTTCAATAACATGTACAATTTAGAGTTTAACATTGAGAACGAAATTTTAGATTATGTAATGTTacccaaaaaataatttattttgctttttaattcttatttttttttcataattttagattaaacTGGTCAGTACAAGTTCATTGCGAAATTCTTTTATCTCGGAAAAATTCGAAGAACAAACTGTGGacgatttaaacaaaaaattttatagtatcgattggaaattattatttaaaattatttcgggGAAAAAATTGGATGATTCAAGCGTGGTGATGGTCTATCAAAAAGATgttttatataacatttttaatgaattaaacaAACTTCAAATTAAGTAAGTATGCAAGgttcaaaaaattcataattctgaaatttgagaaaaccatctttttaatattaaatattaagttaatttggtttaaaatgctttttatttcatgatgatatctcaattagtttcggagatacaATTGTTTCTATATCTATTCTTAAAGTTTAGAACAATCAAGCtaagttgggtttaaaaaatcataacaacgatgtttatggaaaataagaaattatttatggtgcattaaatcttcattaaatttgctttaaaatgtttgttatttcatattgatatctcaattcgttcttgagatacgatttttttaaatttatttcatatctataacaatcgaATATgtagagttgggtttaaaaaatcataacaacgatgtttatggaaaataagaaattatttatggtgcattaaatctttattaaatttgctttaaaatgattgttatatcatgttgatatctcaattcgttcttgagatacgattttttaaaatttatttcatatctataacaatcgaACATGCagggttgggtttaaaaaatcataacaacgatgtttatggaaaataagaaattatctaTGGTGCactaaatcttcattaaatttgctttcaaATGTActttatttcatggtgatatctcaattcgttcttgagatatgatgttttaacatttatgtttcatatctataacattCAAACATGCAGgattgggtttaaaaaattataataacgatgtttatggaaactaagtaattatttttggcacattaaatcttcattaaatttgctttaatttgtttattatttcatgaagatatctcaaatcgttcttgagatatgattgttttaaatttatttcatatctataacaatcgaACATATAGAGTTGGGATTAAagaatcataacaacgatgtttatgggaaataagaaattatttttggaacattaaatcttcatcaaatttgctttaaaatgttctttatttcatggtaatatctcaattcgttcttgagatacgattttctttaatttatttcatttctataacaatcaaatatgcagggttgggtttaaaaaatcataacaatcaTATTTATGGTAActaagtaattatttatagtgCATTAAATctccattaaatttgctttaaaatgtttattatatcatattgatatctcaattcgttcttgagatacgatttttttaatttatttcatttctataataatcaaatatgcagggttgggtttaaaaaatcataacaatcaTATTTATGGTAActaagtaattatttatagtgCATTAAATctccattaaatttgctttaaaatgtttgttatttcatattgatatctcaattcgttcttgagatacgatttttttaaatttattttatatctataacaatcgaACATgtagagttgggtttaaaaaatcataacaacaatgtttatggaaagtaagaaattatttttgacacattaaatcttcattacaTTTGCttcaatttgtttattatttcatgatgatatctcaattcgttcttgagatacgattttttaaaatttatttcatatctataacaatcgaACATGCagggttgggtttaaaaaatcataacaacgatgtttatggaaaataagaaattatctaTAGTGCAccaaatcttcattaaatttgctttcaaatgtattttatttcatggtgatatctcaattcgttcttgagatatgatgttttaaaatttatgtttcatACCTATAACAATCAAGCATGCagggttgggtttaaaaaatcataagatCCATGTTTATGGTAActaagtaattatttatggtgttttaaatcttcattaaatttgctttaaaatgtttgttatttcatgttgatatctcaattcgttcttgagatacgatttttttaaatttatatttcatatctataacaacCAAATATGCAGagtttggtttaaaaaatcataacaacggtattattattaacacaaataattaatttatttttttttcagggGAAGTTACATAAATTTCCTCGCAGTTTATACCAACGATCTATTCCACGCAACAGTTATACCAAAATCAACTGATTCAATAGACGATTATTGCTTAGATTTGACAAATTATCTATTCTCAGACGTTTCTTCTTATTTATACATGAAGCATTTACCACAAGATAAAATTACGAAAGCCCAACAACTTTCAgaggaaatatttaagaaattaaaatcaagCTTTTTGCAAAGTGTCGAAGTCACAGAAGGAATCGACGATGAAGAAGATAAAGACTTAATCGAAGAAAAAATCAAGGAATTATCATTACATTTTATGTCGAATTCCGATGAATGCATTTCGGGTTTATTCTTGCAAACGAAATACGACTCAATCAATTTAGGATCAAGCTACGTTTCCCAATTAGTGGAAATGAGGAAATACAAAAACTTACAAAAATATTCGTCAGTTGGTGAAAGTTTTAAAGACACCGACACATTCTGCCATTTCATTCAACCCCATGATTACAAACctaaatcgttttatttcacatcaaaaatttcaatcccctacgaatttttaacatcttaCAACATGGATTATTACCCCGGATATTTCTTAATGGCGAAGATCGGTACTCAAATTGCGATTGAAATGGGAAAACATTTCAATGAAATCGGTATCAAAACTATCGGTTTGAACGATCCGGGTATTTTAGAGGTTCTTCACACCGAGCaagacaaaaaatttatggTGATTAAAGAACAAAACATTACCATAACCCCCCcggaaataaaatatatccaAACAGACGCCGATAACGCAGGATTTCGTCTCGCGcttaaatgttttaatcaaCTCCAAACGAATAACACCGTTTTACCTTGGATCAATGAAGATTTTACTGACGAACAAGTATTTCTTATTGCCGCAGCTCAAGAATTTTGCGAAGAAAGAATCATATCGAATGAAAATCATTTCGATTTTATGCTAAAAATGTTCGAGgcgaaaaataatttacccaATTTATGGAGAGTgaataaaatgattattaacacGAGAGAATTTCAAAGTATTTTTAAGTGTAGTATTGGATCTGCGATGGCAACGAACGACGCCGTTCGTAAATCATTCCCTTTTTATGAAGACGATGATGATTGATACCAAATTtagtaatgaaaaatatttttaatgtaattctttttcaataaaaattttgttttgtatattAAACTAATTCAAATCATGTTCCAGTTTATACCAAAATTTGAATTCACCAAACCGTgctgtttatttttgataatatacGATTGTTTATGTTGTGCCCTCATTATAACTGCGTTTCGAGAGAAACGTAACTGGCAATGCATAATTATAAAGAACGAGAATCGGTTGGGTTTCGAGCGATGTAAAAACGTCAACAGCTCAACAATAACGTTTatcaataacaaaacaatCAATATTCCTGGTTTATTCTTCTCAATTTATGCAACTGCTATTTAGGCGAGGCGGTGCTGatcgttatttaaaaacataacaaaaacaatcgttcggtttgtattaaaaagaagtGTTGTACAATACTGATCAAAAGATTTcatacataaaaatatgtttatagtgaatttcacttaagatgtaatatacaaaaatatatttccatagaaaccagggctAAAGATCTGAAGACGcaaggctaaacccgaaatttataataaataataatttttgtgtaGTGCtaaaccaagaactagaatcggtCTTGCAATCGGTTTGCagtatctttttaattttgcatcTCATCTACTCCAAATCCATCTTGGCTTTATTTCTTGCTTTAACAATCTTCCCCAGATCTCCTTCTTTTCTGCCCACTCTATTCTTCAATAACTAatctttttttagattttctgTTCTCTGTCTGCTCTTTTTCTTGCATTTACTTTCTCTTCTCTTTTCAGTCATTCTGATCTTTGtgtactatttatttttatttttacagtttCTTTCAAGTCTCCTTTCTTTCTGCCCACTCAATTTCTTCTCGTTCCAAACTCTGTTCAGTATTCTCTTCGGTTCCAGTCTCTTTATCCTAATACAAGTCTCTTTTCTGCCTTTTTCTCTGCTTTATCTTGTCTTTGCTTTATCGCTACCTATTCTCTGTCCAGtcgttatttataacaaatctCTGTTATCCCATTCTATGACAATTCAATAACAATAAAGGCCAAAATCAGCCTATAAAATCAGGCCATGGTCATGATATATTTTATGCTACTATTTGAGAGAAAAATTGATTGTTTCAAAACtgttaggaattaagaaatgaaactgtttgaggttgtaaagaaacgtttgaggttaggttgtaccaaatttaaagtgtATAGggtcaacaatttattttatatatattttgaaaaatagtcAATTTAACGTTTGTTCAAAGtatgatttaagaaaaaattgttttctctaaaactattatactctgtttttaaaccaggaggagtattttaaatttgtcaccagattgaccttgcacgtgattggttgaatgcgaggaaggttcacacacaggcaattttgaattttgattttgaatttgaaggtcaggtaattgataattcgacagattcgtgtcattattgtatattttgtgttcttaaacccttttttattatattttgaaataaatacactcataacttcaatgttaatttgtatgtatagtgttgacgataacaaacgaaaataaatacaataataagtaaataaataaataataattattgatttaaatttaccgccaaaatatctagtaatattttctggtgatttttcccagtgtaaatctgactttcgcgtttactcctcctgatttaaaaacagagtatagttctagtgcaagtgttagttctagttttaattgttattcagcgctaagttgtatatttttaagtttcgggtttagccctgtgtcttcagacgctgaatgttaggtaaggttagttttgtttacaaacattaattataccatgaagtattctttggcaattagtaatggcaattatagcgtgaagttttcttttgtaatgtcaattatagcgtgaaggaatgttcggtaaggttagttttgtttacaaacattaattataccatgaagtattctttggcaatttgtaatggcaattatagcgtgaagttttcttttgtaatgtcaattatagcgtgaaggaatgttatgtaaggttagttttgtttacaaacattaattataccatgaagtattctttggcaatttgtaatggcaattatagcgtgaagttttcttttgtaatgtcaattatagcgtgaaggaatgttaagtaaggttagttttgtttacaaacattaattataccttgaagttttctttggcaattatactctgtttttaaaccaggaggagtattttaaatttgtcaccagattgaccttgcacgtgattggttgaatgcgaggaaggttcacacacaggcaattttgaatttgaaggttaggttattgacaattcgacagtttcgtgtcattattgtatttattatattttgaaataaatacactcataacttcaatgttaatttgtatgtttagtgttgacgataacaaacgaaaataaatacaataataagtaaataaataaataataataattattaatttaaatttaccgccaaaatatttagtgatattttctggtgatttttcctagtgtaaatctgactttcgcgtttactcctcctggtttaaaaacagagtataggaattaagaaatgtaactttttgaggttatagagaaacgtttgaggttaggttgtaccaaatttaaagtttattgcgtcaacaatttattttatatatattttaaaagacaATCAACGTTTATTTAAGGtatgatttaagaaaaaaattatttctctaAAACTATtaggaactaagaaatgaaactttttgaggttataaatagacgtttgaggttaagttgtaccaaattttaagtttatagggtcaacaatttattttatatagtatattttgaaaagcagtcaatttgacgtttgttcAAAGTatgatttaagaaataaattgttttctataaaactattagaaattaagaaatgaaactttttgagattgtaaaaaaacgtttgaggttaggttgtaccaaatttaaagtttatagggttaacaatttatattatatacagtgtgctaattaattatcgcacccgacgtcatcattgcaagtatgcaaccaatattacagtatttttattgcaatacgggatttgcgtatgatgcgtattgcactgtgatattggttgcatacttgcaatgatgacgtcgggtacgctaattaattaacacactgtatattttaaaagaacaaaaaaattatttctctaAAACtattaggaattaagaaatgaaactttttgaggttataaatagacgtttgaggttaagttgtaccaaattttaagtttatagggtcaacaatttattttatatagtatattttgaaaagcagtcaatttgacgtttgttcAAAGTatgatttaagaaataaattgttttctataaaactattaggaattaagaaatgaaacattttgaggttataaagaaacgtttgaggttaggttgtaccaaatttaaagtttatacaTATGTTATAATCAGGAATATTAATTGTGTGTTTATTCACGAATATCAATACAAAGGGGAGATACAGATCTGTACATGGCGTAATTACAATGGAATAATTACACTAATTGGGTTATGTTAGGtataatttctataaataggTTAATTAGTATTATTGTACtgttattgtaataaatgaaacaaaacttatctaaatcattaataatattgaattataatacataaatttcAACTTTTGATTGCACCTGTACATTTTAAGTTCTAATAAACACTAGAATCGTTTGTATGAATCGGCGCCAGTAAAATATGACTTTAACTCCAATAAATGTTtggtgttttaataaaatctagTGTACGGTTACTCAAAAGGGTTTATGCGGCGTCCGACAAAAGGATTCGTTTATTATTGCTCAAATAGTTTAGTAAGAGCGAGGTTGAGACGTTGTTTTCCTACACAAAAACGATAACATTCTCCGATATAGGGAGATCAAAATAAGCAATTAACGAAAACGAAATAAGAAGTTGGTGAGAGAATTGTAGTACTAAATATCCCATAAATTTACTTACTAACTTCGACCCTCCAAAATCTGGGAAACAATCCGGAAAAACTTTTCTTCCGGAGGGGGTCTTTGTTTTCCATTTTCCCTTCAAAATCGCCCCTCATGCTTACGAACggtttaataatgatttattttatccCCATcgaaataaagatttaattgattttttattctcttttCTGTTATTTgataaactttctttttattttaaagtcgAAACGAGTACTATCATGTTTGTTGAAGAAGATTTCAATATCCCCAGTCTTCATAACGAACCTAATTCTCACCCCCTGGGTTTCTGGTCTGGTCGGCAGCAGAGGCGTCGTTGATGTCGCGCCGGTTGACATATATTCTCTCGCTCTTACCCTGTGACGTCACTAATTGTAATCATGTCGAGTCGGCCCCTTTCCTTCCCCT contains the following coding sequences:
- the LOC111415018 gene encoding serine-rich adhesin for platelets-like, which codes for MVKKGTYHVQDPEGGQPAVEDTSYKSFLCVLLIFISFCALIIVFSSFDWFKTKEKQPLDLNGDVEMVDKGKIMQGKELEANRTKDSDKEAEKVDQSSGESTTKPTKKEYAEESNEIEGLNPEVKTSSTTTLSPTSTTTTTLKPSTSTTTTSTSTTSSLIPQTTPSNTSTLSTTMSSTTTSNTTQSNLSPSSTTSSTTTSSLIPPTTTSSTTTSSLSTQTTTSSTTSSSLSPTTTSSTTTSTLTPTTTSSTTTSTLTPTTTSSTTTSTLSSTTTSTLSPTTTSSTTTSTLSPTSTSSTTTSTLSSTTTSTLSPTTTSSTTTSTLSPTSTSSTTTSTLSPPTISSTTTSTLSPPTTSSTTTSTLSPPTTSSTTTSTLSPPTTSSTTTSTLSPPTTSSTTTSTLSPPTTSSTTTSTLSPPTTSSTTTSTLSPPITSSTTTSTLSPPTTSSTTTSTLSPTSTSSTTTSTLSPPTTSSTTTSTLSPTSTSSTITSTLSPPTTSSTTTSTLSPPTTSSTTTSSLSLPTTSSTTTSTLSPPTTSSTTTSSLSPPTTSSTTTTTLSASTASSTTTSTLSPTTTTLSSSTTSSTSSTSPTSTSTISSTSDDYHTDVDSTVTLINKMSRSAVGIIVTDITNEAKTTTMLSTMKNNYDDFDSPQETSGEDYVDSSSKSASFTTSSTSSTTSATTPSTPSTLSISSTSSTTTSSTSGTSTTTTSPVKSAMTTKSSAPQQKASARLKNKFKISVSDMLATMDHTIDKCEDFYSYSCGRASKKSSESFRRQKTFRKILNEEILNTSKSVFVEKMTQFYDTCITHESVFDYNERLTEVREIIEKLINDDPEKHDFTVLVSKMILTNTLPIMDVDIDVDQNTKQYVFKLSPPYKTLTRNPLETSSALYNIDSNCAKNLQREQRFESHHLNLDQIYEDFANCVKHFDHYITSFNVTRRSIEYFNNMYNLEFNIENEILDYIKLVSTSSLRNSFISEKFEEQTVDDLNKKFYSIDWKLLFKIISGKKLDDSSVVMVYQKDVLYNIFNELNKLQIKGSYINFLAVYTNDLFHATVIPKSTDSIDDYCLDLTNYLFSDVSSYLYMKHLPQDKITKAQQLSEEIFKKLKSSFLQSVEVTEGIDDEEDKDLIEEKIKELSLHFMSNSDECISGLFLQTKYDSINLGSSYVSQLVEMRKYKNLQKYSSVGESFKDTDTFCHFIQPHDYKPKSFYFTSKISIPYEFLTSYNMDYYPGYFLMAKIGTQIAIEMGKHFNEIGIKTIGLNDPGILEVLHTEQDKKFMVIKEQNITITPPEIKYIQTDADNAGFRLALKCFNQLQTNNTVLPWINEDFTDEQVFLIAAAQEFCEERIISNENHFDFMLKMFEAKNNLPNLWRVNKMIINTREFQSIFKCSIGSAMATNDAVRKSFPFYEDDDD